AGTAATGACGAGAGATGCTAATAAGACACCAGCCAAGACGCGCAAGGCACGGCCGCGAGCCAATGGATCGGGAGGGCTGGCCGTTACTCTGACTGGTGACCGGCAGGATTTGATTGCCGACACTCGATACGGCGAAGAGTCTCATCCTGGTCCGGTGCGCATCAATCCCGAATCAAAGGAAAAAAGAGAGAAGAGGCTAGCCGCTAGAAAAGCCCGCACGCTGCGCGCTTTCCAGATGGCCTATGAAGATCATCACCGCTCCTGATCCGGAGAGCACGCGCTATGAAGCGACTACTTGTCCTCGTCCCCCTCGCACTTTCCGCGCACCGGGCCTCGCAGGCTCGGTTGAACTATTGGTCAATCTAAGGAGAGCAGGCACTATCGGCTTGGAGAGAAAAATATGATTTTCCATGTAACATTAGAAAAAGCTGAAGACGGATGGATTGTTGCAGAATGTCCAGCGCTCCCAGGCTGTGTTTCTCAGGGAAAAGACGAAAGGGAAGCAATAGAAAACATAAAGGAAGCTATTACCGCCTGGCTATGGGCTGAAGATCAGAAAGCTTTATCTGCCCTCTCAAATCAACAGGGCCAGACTCCTATTGTCGTAGCCGTTTAACAGCATGGGGAAACTCGGCAACATTTCAGGGAAGGAAGCGGTCAGAGCCTTTCAGAAAGCAGGCTAGCAAACGATTGGTCAAGTAGGGAGCCATGTGGTAATGGTAAAGCCCAGCGTGCGAGTGAACCTTTCAATACCTCAACATAAAGAGCTATCGGTGGGCACGTTACGAGCCTTGATCCGAAACGCAGGTTTGACAGTAGATGAGTTTCTCAACCTGTTGTGATTGGTTTCCTTGTTGGACA
The sequence above is a segment of the Acidobacteriota bacterium genome. Coding sequences within it:
- a CDS encoding type II toxin-antitoxin system HicB family antitoxin; this translates as MIFHVTLEKAEDGWIVAECPALPGCVSQGKDEREAIENIKEAITAWLWAEDQKALSALSNQQGQTPIVVAV
- a CDS encoding type II toxin-antitoxin system HicA family toxin — encoded protein: MGQVGSHVVMVKPSVRVNLSIPQHKELSVGTLRALIRNAGLTVDEFLNLL